Proteins encoded in a region of the Manduca sexta isolate Smith_Timp_Sample1 chromosome 9, JHU_Msex_v1.0, whole genome shotgun sequence genome:
- the LOC115441319 gene encoding ceramide synthase 5 isoform X2, with amino-acid sequence MSRISEWFWTESVWLPANVSWSDVTNAPGKSVVYSELNDFLYVLPFGAMIFFVRYLLERYCFIPLGRLLNIPEKNVRKLLHNDILETAFLASPKKANFSKLSKKVDMTERQVERWWRLRSNSNKPSQLVKFCESIWKFVFYIFVTLYGLYVLWDKEWFWNFDNCFNGYPHQGVTDDIRRYYMFQTANCWYLLIFQFRAVKRKDSWQMYVHHFAAISLLSISWTNSMYRIGTLVLVLHDCGDIALEAGKALKYAKYQNACNCTFVVFITVWIGTRIIFYPNYVIAISSEYAKTATMYYVLKAMLWMLFGLHLIWTWYILQIAYKAVRAGEVEGDVRSSDSEEIEISNHSD; translated from the exons ATGTCAAGAATATCGGAATGGTTTTGGACTGAATCGGTGTGGTTGCCGGCGAATGTATCTTGGAGTGATGTTACAAATGCTCCTGGAAAAAGTGTGGTGTATTCAGAACTTAATGATTTTCTATATGTGTTGCCATTTGGTGcgatgatattttttgttagatatcTGTTGGAAAG GTATTGTTTTATCCCACTAGGTAGATTGCTAAACATTCCAGAAAAAAACGTAAGGAAACTCCTGCATAATGATATATTGGAAACTGCATTTTTGGCGTCGCCTAAAAAAGctaat TTCTCAAAGCTTAGTAAGAAAGTTGACATGACCGAGAGACAAGTGGAGAGGTGGTGGCGTCTACGCAGCAACTCAAACAAGCCTTCCCAATTGGTTAAATTCTGTGAGAGCATTTGGAAATTcgtgttttacatttttgttactCTTTACGGCCTTTATGTTCTTTGGGATAAGGAATGGTTTTGGAACTTCGACAATTGTTTCAATGGCTACCCGCATCAG GGCGTTACAGATGACATCAGAAGGTATTACATGTTTCAAACTGCCAACTGCTGGTACCTACTGATATTCCAGTTTAGGGCTGTCAAACGCAAGGACTCCTGGCAGATGTATGTTCATCACTTTGCAGCCATATCTTTGCTGTCTATCAGCTGGACGAACAGCATGTATAGGATCGGCACCCTGGTCCTTGTATTGCACGACTGTGGAGATATCGCCTTAGAAGCCGGCAAGGCGTTAAAGTACGCCAAATATCAAAACGCATGCAATTGCACGTTTGTAGTGTTCATAACAGTTTGGATTGGGACGAGGATCATTTTTTATCCAAACTATGTTATTGCAAT TTCTTCGGAATATGCTAAAACAGCCACCATGTATTATGTGTTGAAAGCAATGTTATGGATGTTATTTGGCCTCCACCTTATATGGACTTggtatatattacaaatagCATATAAAGCTGTAAGAGCGGGCGAG GTTGAAGGTGACGTCAGGAGTTCCGATTCAGAAGAAATCGAAATCTCAAATCACTCTGACTGA
- the LOC115441319 gene encoding ceramide synthase 5 isoform X1 has translation MTSYRHVKRHLVSCKMSRISEWFWTESVWLPANVSWSDVTNAPGKSVVYSELNDFLYVLPFGAMIFFVRYLLERYCFIPLGRLLNIPEKNVRKLLHNDILETAFLASPKKANFSKLSKKVDMTERQVERWWRLRSNSNKPSQLVKFCESIWKFVFYIFVTLYGLYVLWDKEWFWNFDNCFNGYPHQGVTDDIRRYYMFQTANCWYLLIFQFRAVKRKDSWQMYVHHFAAISLLSISWTNSMYRIGTLVLVLHDCGDIALEAGKALKYAKYQNACNCTFVVFITVWIGTRIIFYPNYVIAISSEYAKTATMYYVLKAMLWMLFGLHLIWTWYILQIAYKAVRAGEVEGDVRSSDSEEIEISNHSD, from the exons TATCGTGCAAAATGTCAAGAATATCGGAATGGTTTTGGACTGAATCGGTGTGGTTGCCGGCGAATGTATCTTGGAGTGATGTTACAAATGCTCCTGGAAAAAGTGTGGTGTATTCAGAACTTAATGATTTTCTATATGTGTTGCCATTTGGTGcgatgatattttttgttagatatcTGTTGGAAAG GTATTGTTTTATCCCACTAGGTAGATTGCTAAACATTCCAGAAAAAAACGTAAGGAAACTCCTGCATAATGATATATTGGAAACTGCATTTTTGGCGTCGCCTAAAAAAGctaat TTCTCAAAGCTTAGTAAGAAAGTTGACATGACCGAGAGACAAGTGGAGAGGTGGTGGCGTCTACGCAGCAACTCAAACAAGCCTTCCCAATTGGTTAAATTCTGTGAGAGCATTTGGAAATTcgtgttttacatttttgttactCTTTACGGCCTTTATGTTCTTTGGGATAAGGAATGGTTTTGGAACTTCGACAATTGTTTCAATGGCTACCCGCATCAG GGCGTTACAGATGACATCAGAAGGTATTACATGTTTCAAACTGCCAACTGCTGGTACCTACTGATATTCCAGTTTAGGGCTGTCAAACGCAAGGACTCCTGGCAGATGTATGTTCATCACTTTGCAGCCATATCTTTGCTGTCTATCAGCTGGACGAACAGCATGTATAGGATCGGCACCCTGGTCCTTGTATTGCACGACTGTGGAGATATCGCCTTAGAAGCCGGCAAGGCGTTAAAGTACGCCAAATATCAAAACGCATGCAATTGCACGTTTGTAGTGTTCATAACAGTTTGGATTGGGACGAGGATCATTTTTTATCCAAACTATGTTATTGCAAT TTCTTCGGAATATGCTAAAACAGCCACCATGTATTATGTGTTGAAAGCAATGTTATGGATGTTATTTGGCCTCCACCTTATATGGACTTggtatatattacaaatagCATATAAAGCTGTAAGAGCGGGCGAG GTTGAAGGTGACGTCAGGAGTTCCGATTCAGAAGAAATCGAAATCTCAAATCACTCTGACTGA